CGATGCCCATGGTCACGAAGGTGACGGCGACGATGACCCAGCCGTAATAGAAAGGCAGGCGGCGCATGGCATGTCCTGGTGCTGGGGCGGCGGGACCGGACCCGCACTCTATGCGCATCGGCAGGGCGAAGCCTACGCCATCCCGACCGGCCAATCGGAGGAGATCAGGCGCACGGCGCCATTGGTCTCGTCCGAACCCAGTTCACGCCGCATCAATTTCCGGCTAATCAGGCAATCCACAACACGCGAACCGGGGTTACCCGGTCGTCTTCCGGGAGGATTGCATGATGAAGAAGTGGCTCATGGGGCTGGGTCTTGCCGCAGCGCTCGTAGCGCCTGCCAGCGCCCAGCAGACGGTCAAGCTGATCGACGTCGCCGAACTGTCGGGCGCGGGCGCGACCGCCGGCACCAACTGGCGCAATGGCATCGATCTCGCCGTCCAGCACATCAATGCCCGCGGTGGCATTCTGGGCCGGCAGATCCAGATCACCCATTACGACAGCCAGACCAATCCGGGCGCCACACGCGCGGCCGTCCAGCGCGCCATCGACGAGGACACCTATGCCGTGCTCGGCCCGGTCTTCTCCGGCCCGATCGGCGCCTCGATGCAGATCGCGCAGCGCGCCGAGATCGCCCAGTTCGTCGGTGGCGAGGCGGCCAATCTCACCCGCCAGGGCAATCAGTTCCTGTTCCGCACCTCGCTGAGCCAGGCAGCGGCCATGCCGAAGATCGCGGCCTATCTGAAGGACACCGTGAAGGCGACCAAGATCGCGGTCATCTTCGTCAACAACGATTTCGGCAAGGGCGGCCGCGACGCGATCATCCCGGAACTCACCAGCCGCGGCATGCAGGTGGTGGCCGATGTCTCGACCGAGCAGGGCCAGACCGATTTCGCCGCCGACGCGATCCGCATCCGCAACTCCGGCGCGGATGCCGTCTTCGTCTATCTCAACGAGGACGAGAGCGCCCGCTTCCTGCGCGCCGCCCGCCAGCAGGGCATCACCGCGCCGCTGGTCGGCGAGACCACGCTGCTCGGCCAGAAGGTGATCGAGCTCGCCGGCGATGCCGCCAACGGCGCGCGCGGCCATGTCGGTCTCTCCATCGATGCGCCGGTGCCGGCCTTCCAGGAATTCGGCCGCCAGTTCCGCGAGCGCTTCGGCTCGACGCCCGACCATAACGGCCTTAAGGGCTATATGGCCGTGTTCATGATCAAATGGGCGACCGAGAAGATGGGCCGCTTCGACAAGAAGGGCGTGGCCGAGACCCTGCGCGGCGCAACCATCACACCGGCCATGGAGCCCGGCATCCTGATCACCACCCGCATCGAGCCGAACGGCGACATCGACCGCGAGAGCTTCCTCGGCGAGGTGATCAATGGCCGCCAGGTGATCAACGTCACCCTGCCGATGATCAACCCGACCGCCCGTCCCGGCGGCTGAGGCCTCGAACGGCGCGCCCGCCACGCTCGGCGCGCCGCTTCGCTCTCCCAATAGCGATCCACCGCCCTGCCACCGGCTGGGCGGTCAAGACAGGGGCTGCCCCCGGCCATGGCCGAACTGATTCAAATCCTGATCGCCGGACTGGCGACCGGCGCCATCTACGCGCTGGCCGCCATCGGTTTCACGCTGGTCTGGCAGACCTCGCAGACGATCAATTTCGCCCAAGGCGAATTCGTCATGCTGCCGGCAATCTTCGTGCTGGTCGGCACCATGACCTTCGGCCTGCCGCTCTGGCTTGCGCTGATCATCGGCACGGCCATGTTCGTCCTGCTGTTCGGCTTCGGCTTCAAGCGGCTGCTGGTTGATCAGATGATCTCCCAGGGTGTCCTTCCGCTCGCCTTCGCCACCATGGCGCTGTCGATCCTGATGAAGGAAGGCGCCAAGGACTTCTTCTCCGCTGAGGCCCAGGTCTTCCCGACACTGGCGCCCGCCGGCAATCTCGATCTGCTCGGCACGGCGGTGTCCTGGCAGAATGTCGTGGTGATCGGCGTCGCCTTCGCAGCCATCGGCCTGCTCCAGTTTTTCGTCAATCACACGCGCACCGGCCGGCAGATGCAGGCGACCGCCCAGAACCCCTATGTCGCGCAGTTGCTCGGCATCCCGGTCGACCGCATGATCCTCTACACGTTCCTGATCAATGCCGGCCTTGCCGCCATGGCGAGCTTCCTCGTCTCGCCGATCTATCTCGCCAAGTTCTCCAACGGCGACGTCATCGGCCTCTCCGCCTTCATCGCGGCCATCGTTGGCGGCTTCAACCAGGTGCGCGGTGCGCTCTGGGGCGGGCTGCTGGTCGGCATGGTCGATGCGCTCGCCGCCTCCTATGTCTCCACCAGCTACCGGTCCGCCGTACCGCTGGTCCTGCTGGTGGCAATCATCCTGTTCAGGCCCGAAGGCCTGTTCGGCTCCAAGGAAGAGCGGCGGGTATGAGCGCGCTCGACACCCCGGATAAGGCACCGTCCCGGCTCGGCGGCCTCATCGCGGCCACCGACTGGTCCCTGGTCACGCTCGTCGTCGGTGCCATCGTGCTCTGGTTCGTGCCGGTCAATATGGGCCGCTACGGCACCTATGTGCTCTCGCTCTGGCTGGTCATGGCGGTCGCCGCCATGGGGCTCAATCTCATCCTCGGCTATGCCGGACTGAAGGCACTCTGCCAGGCCGCTTTTCTTGGGATCGGCGCCTATGCCACCGCCCTCCTCACCAAGGCGGGCGTGCCCTGGGTCGCCGCCTTCGGCCTGTCCGGCCTCCTCTGCTTCGTCGTCGGCATCCTCATCGGCTTTCCGGCCCTGCGCGTCCGCGCGCATTATCTGGGCTTCGTCACGCTCGCCTTCGCCACTGTCGTCTGGCTGGTCATGCGCAACGAGCAATGGCTGACCGGCGGCACGTTCGGCCTGTCCAACATTCCCCGCCCCGCTATCCTCGGCTGGAAGACCGATGGCGCGCTCGCCTTCCACCGCTTCGTTGTCGGCGTCACGCTGATCCTGGCGCTCGGCCTCTGGTGGCTGGTCAAAAGCCCCTGGGGCCGCGCCTTTCTGGCCTTGCGCGAAAACCCGGTGCGGGCGGCGAGCCTCGGCGTCGATACCCGCCTCTATACGCTGATGGCCTTTGCCATCGGCTCGGCCTATGGCGGCTTTGCCGGCGCCCTCTATGCGCCGCTGGTCGAGTTCATCGACCCCTCGCCCTTCTCGCTCGGCGCCTCGTTCTTCCTCGTGCTGATGGTCATCTGCGGCGGCGCCGGCTTCATGATGGGCCCCTTCGTCGGGGCCCTGCTGGCGGTGGCCCTGCCCGAATGGCTGCGCTTCACCGGCGGGCTCTACCTGCTGATCTTCGCCGCGACCGTTCTCGTCCTGCTCATCCTCTGTCCCGGCGGCATCCTCGGCCTCGGCGAAAAGGCGATCGCCTGGATGCGGAGGCGCTTATGAGCCCGGTCCTCAAGGTCTCCAATCTCACGCGCCATTTCGGCGGCATCACCGCCGTCTCGGACGTCTCCTTCGAGGTCCATGCCGGCGAGATCCTGGGGCTCATCGGCCCCAACGGGTCGGGCAAGTCGACCCTGTTCAACTGCATCCTCGGCCAGATCCCGCCAAGCGAGGGCGAGGTTGCGCTCGACGGCCAGTCCATCACCGGCCTGCGGCCATCGGCGCTCAACCGGCGTGGCGTCAGCCGCACCTTCCAGCTCCTGCAGGTCTTTCCTGACCTGACCGTGCGCGAGAACCTGATCCTCGCGGGCCAGGAACATGTCGGCTCCATGCTGACCCGGTTGATCGGCCCGCGCGATGCCGGCCTCGGCGCCAAGGCCGACCAGATGATCGGCTTCTTCCGTCTCGGCCATCTGTCGGGCGAGAAGGCCGGCCGCCTCAGCTATGGCCAGCAGAAGCTGCTCGACGCCGCCATGGCCCTGATGGCGGGCCCACGCCTCGTTCTGCTCGACGAGCCGGCGGGCGGCGTCAATCCGACCATGCTGGAAGGCCTGAAGGAGCGGCTCGCCGCCTATAACCGCGAGGTCGGCACCACCTTCGTGGTCATCGAACACAATATGGAATTCGTCATGAGCCTGTGCACCCGCGTGCTGGTGCTGGCCGAAGGCCGGATCATCGCCGAGGGCACGCCGCAAGAGGTGCGGAGCAACCAGCGCGTCATCGACGCCTATCTCGGAGGCTGAGCCATGAGCGACACTCGCACGGCGCCCATCCTCACGCTCGACAATGTGGTCGGCGGCTATGGCGCCATCACCATCCTCAATGGCACCAGCTTCGCGGTCCGACCCGGCACGATCACAACGGTGATCGGCCCGAATGGCGCCGGCAAGTCCACCGTGTTCAAGGCGATCTTCGGCCTTCTGAAGCTCTCCTCCGGCCGCATCCATTTCGACGGCGCCGAGATCACTCGGCATCCGCCGCGCGATCTGATCGCGCGTGGCATCGTCTATGTGCCGCAGGGCCGCAACGTCTTCGCCGAACTCTCGGTGCGCCACAATCTGGAGCTTGGCGCCGTCGCCATTCCCGGCGTCACCGATCTCGGCCAGCGGATCGAAGCGGCGATGGACCGCTTCCCCATGCTGCGCACCAAGGCCGATGCCCAGGCCTCCACACTCTCCGGCGGTCAGCAGAAGATCCTGGAGGTCGCCCGCGGCCTGCTGCTCGAGCCGAAGCTGATGCTGATCGACGAACCCTCGATCGGCCTTTCGCCGCTCATGGTGCAGGAGGTGTTCGCCATTCTGAAGGACCTGCGGGCCAAGGGCGTCACCATCCTGCTGATCGAACAGAACGCCAAGGCGGCGCTGTCGATCTCCGACGAGGCCATCGTGCTGGAACAAGGCCAGACCCGGATGCACGACACAGCTGCCGCGATCCTCGCCGACCCACGCGTCGGCCAGCTCTTCCTCGGCGGCGCCCTGACACCGGCCGCCTGACCTCAGCTCTCGCCAAGGCGTGCGATATCATCGGTGATCTGGCGGACAAGCTGGCGCGCCGGCGCATTCAGCGGGCGACCTGTCGCGGTGAGCAGCCCGATGCCCACCTTGTTGATCGCCTCCGAGGCAAATGGCCGCCAGACCAACTCGCCGCGCTCGATCTCCTCCAGGAAGCCGAGTCTTGTGAAGAAGGCGATGCCCATGCCGAGGCGGATCGCCCGCTTCAGCATCTGGATCGAATTCGACGTGATGCGCGGCACCGAGTGCGCGCGGAACGCCGAGAAGTCCGGGTCGATATCGGCCGAGCGCGGCAAGGGCCCGGCCTGCGCCAGGAACGGATAGGCCCGCGCCTCCTCGAAACTGACGATCCGCTTGCCGGCGAGCGGATGGTCCACCGGCATGATGACGCCGAGCGGCGCCGGGATCTCCGCCAGCAGCTGGACGCTCCGCACCATCTGGCCAACGAAGGTGAAGCCGATATCGGCGCGGCCATCGGCGAGTTGCTCCGGCACCTCGCTCGGCTGCACGGCCAAAACCGTCAGCGTCACCGCCGGAAAGTCGGCGCGGAACCGGTCGATCACGCGCGGCAGGAAATCGACCAGCAGCGAATCCACCGCCACGATCGTCACGTGGCCGGACTTTGCCTCGCGGAGATCGTCGATCTCGGCGCGCACGCGATCATAGTCGTGGAAGGTCGTGGTGACATGGCGGAGCAGCAAGTCGCCCGCTGCCGTCAGCCGCATGCCGCCGGGCAGCCGGTCGAACAGCGGCGTGCCGAATTCGCTCTCGAGCTTCAGGATCTGGCGGTTGAGCGCGCTCGCCGCAACATTGAGATGCCCGGCCGCCTTGCGGATCGAGCCGAGCCGGGCCGTCTCGCGGAAATAGGCAAGGGCAGCCGCATGCATCGGCTCTAGCCGGCCCTGGCGGGCCAGGCCGCGACGACCGGATGGTCGACCGCGCGGGTGGTCTTGGCGTCGGCACCGCGAGGCGAGCCGAGACCGGTCACCTCAGGGCCGAAATAGGCGCGATTGACCTCGACCCACATGGTCAGTTCCTCCGGCAGGCGGTCGTCGGCGTGAATGGCTGCCACCGGGCAGACCGTCTCGCAGAGACCACAATCGATGCACTCGTCCGGATGGATGTAGAGCGTGCGGCCACCCTCGTAAATGCAGTCGACCGGGCAAGCGTCGAGACAGCCCCGGTCCTTCACGTCGATGCAGGCATCGGTGATGACGAAGGGCATGGGCTCAGCGACCCTTCCAGACAGGCTTCCGCTTCTCCACGAAGGCCTGGACGCCCTCGCGCGAATCCTCGGAATTCAGCGCCTCCACCAGCGCCGGCAGACGCTGCGCCTGGGCTTCCGCCGCGGTCAGATGGGCGGTGCGCCGGACCACCTGCTTGATGGCGCGCACCGACAGCGGCGCGCAGGCGAGGATTTCGGCGAGCCAGCGATCGACCGCCGCATCGAGCTCGGCCATCGGCACGACCTCGTTGACGAGCCCGAAGGCGAGCGCTTCCGGCGCCTTGATCCGCCGCCCCGTGAGCAGCATGCCCATGGCGGCGCGATGCGGAATCTGCCGCTGCAAGAGCGTCATGCCACCATCGAGCGGCAGGCGCCCGACGCGCGCCTCCGGCAGGCCGAAGGTCGCGTGATCAGCCGCCACGATCAGGTCGCAGCCGAGCACCATCTCAAAGCCACCGCCGACCGCATGGCCGTTGACGCGAGCAATCACCGGCACGTCCAGCGTCTCGCGCAGCGCGATGCCGCCGAACCCGCCCGGACGCGGCATGGCCCAGTATTCAAGGCCGGACGCACCGCTGCCGCCCTTCATGTCGGCGCCGGTGGAAAAGGCGCGCTCGCCCGATCCCGTCAGCACCACGGCGCGGATCGCACGGTCGCGCTCGATCGTGCCCCAGATCGCCTGCAATTCCTGCTCGGCCCCCTGGTCGATGGCGTTCATCACCTCGGGCCGATCAATCGTGACCCAGGCGACGTGATCCTTCGTCTCGAAGCGGATCGCCATCACTCGGCCGCGCGCATGGTGGAAGCGGCGACTTCGGCGCGCACCGCGTCCGTATCCCGACCAAGCGACGGCGGCGCGACGCGGATCGAGACCGGCGCATCCGACATGTGGATCGGCGAGCCGACCACCCGGATGCGCTCGATGTCGCCATCGGCCTCGATGATCATCTCGTTGATCGCCGTCTGCTCGTCGGCCAGCGCCTCGGCAAGCGAGCGCACCGGCGCGCAGAGCAGGTCCTGCTCCTCGAGCCGTCCGAGCCAATAGGCTGTGGTGTTGGAGGCGAAGCGGGCGCGGAAAATGTCCTGCAGCGCCTTCTTGTTCGTCACCTGGTCGGCGAAGGTGGCGAAGCGCGGATCCTTGCCGAGATGGTCGATCTCCAGCGCCTTCGAGATGTCGCCAAGCGGATCGGCCTTGAAGGCCCCGACCATCACTAGCGCGCCATCCGAGGTCGGGAACACGCCAGACAGCGGCATGGCGCCCCAGTTCACCTCACGCCCGCGCATCAGCTGGGCGGCGGCTTCCTGTGTCTGGGCGGCGAGCATGGAATCGAGCAGCGAGACGGCGATCCGCTGGCCGCGGCCGGTCTTCTGACGCTGCAGGATTGCCAGCAGCACGCCCTGGACGAGATGCATGCCGGCGGAATAGTCGGCAAAGGTGGTGGCGTGGACGGCCAGTGGCTGGTCGTCGTTGGAGCGGCGATGCATGACGCCGCTCATCGCCTGGGCCAGCACGTCCTGCCCGCCCTTGTGGGCATAGGGGCCTTCAAGGCCATAGCCGGTGCCGACCGCGTAGATCAGCTTCGGATTGACCTTTGCGAGGTCCTCATAGCCGAAGCCGAGACGCTCCATCACGCCGGCACGGAAATTGTTGACCACCACGTCGGAGCGGCGCGCGAGATCCAGCACGAAGTCGCGGTCCTCGGTCTTGCGCAGGTCGAGCACGATCGACCGCTTGTTGCGGTTGAGCGAGCAGAAGACCGGCCCGAGCAGGCCCGCCGGATCGTTCGGGAAGGCGGTGCGCGACAGGTCGCCGGTGCCCGGCTTCTCGATCTTGATGACGTCGGCGCCGTAATCGGCGAGCATCTGGGTCGCCACCGGCCCCATCATCACCTGGGTGAAGTCGATGACCTTGATGCCGGCGAGCGGCAGGGTGTCGGGGGCGCTCATGCGGCCTTCTCCATGATTTTCGCATTGGCTGAGGGAATGTCGCCGGGATCGCCACCCTGGGCGCGCACCCGTGCGCAGATCGCCGCCGGCTGGACCTGGCGGGGCTGGATGTTCGAAGCAACCGCAAGTGCCGCCGCGACG
This region of Phreatobacter aquaticus genomic DNA includes:
- a CDS encoding ABC transporter substrate-binding protein encodes the protein MKKWLMGLGLAAALVAPASAQQTVKLIDVAELSGAGATAGTNWRNGIDLAVQHINARGGILGRQIQITHYDSQTNPGATRAAVQRAIDEDTYAVLGPVFSGPIGASMQIAQRAEIAQFVGGEAANLTRQGNQFLFRTSLSQAAAMPKIAAYLKDTVKATKIAVIFVNNDFGKGGRDAIIPELTSRGMQVVADVSTEQGQTDFAADAIRIRNSGADAVFVYLNEDESARFLRAARQQGITAPLVGETTLLGQKVIELAGDAANGARGHVGLSIDAPVPAFQEFGRQFRERFGSTPDHNGLKGYMAVFMIKWATEKMGRFDKKGVAETLRGATITPAMEPGILITTRIEPNGDIDRESFLGEVINGRQVINVTLPMINPTARPGG
- a CDS encoding branched-chain amino acid ABC transporter permease; this encodes MAELIQILIAGLATGAIYALAAIGFTLVWQTSQTINFAQGEFVMLPAIFVLVGTMTFGLPLWLALIIGTAMFVLLFGFGFKRLLVDQMISQGVLPLAFATMALSILMKEGAKDFFSAEAQVFPTLAPAGNLDLLGTAVSWQNVVVIGVAFAAIGLLQFFVNHTRTGRQMQATAQNPYVAQLLGIPVDRMILYTFLINAGLAAMASFLVSPIYLAKFSNGDVIGLSAFIAAIVGGFNQVRGALWGGLLVGMVDALAASYVSTSYRSAVPLVLLVAIILFRPEGLFGSKEERRV
- a CDS encoding branched-chain amino acid ABC transporter permease, with translation MSALDTPDKAPSRLGGLIAATDWSLVTLVVGAIVLWFVPVNMGRYGTYVLSLWLVMAVAAMGLNLILGYAGLKALCQAAFLGIGAYATALLTKAGVPWVAAFGLSGLLCFVVGILIGFPALRVRAHYLGFVTLAFATVVWLVMRNEQWLTGGTFGLSNIPRPAILGWKTDGALAFHRFVVGVTLILALGLWWLVKSPWGRAFLALRENPVRAASLGVDTRLYTLMAFAIGSAYGGFAGALYAPLVEFIDPSPFSLGASFFLVLMVICGGAGFMMGPFVGALLAVALPEWLRFTGGLYLLIFAATVLVLLILCPGGILGLGEKAIAWMRRRL
- a CDS encoding ABC transporter ATP-binding protein; this translates as MSPVLKVSNLTRHFGGITAVSDVSFEVHAGEILGLIGPNGSGKSTLFNCILGQIPPSEGEVALDGQSITGLRPSALNRRGVSRTFQLLQVFPDLTVRENLILAGQEHVGSMLTRLIGPRDAGLGAKADQMIGFFRLGHLSGEKAGRLSYGQQKLLDAAMALMAGPRLVLLDEPAGGVNPTMLEGLKERLAAYNREVGTTFVVIEHNMEFVMSLCTRVLVLAEGRIIAEGTPQEVRSNQRVIDAYLGG
- a CDS encoding ABC transporter ATP-binding protein, with the protein product MSDTRTAPILTLDNVVGGYGAITILNGTSFAVRPGTITTVIGPNGAGKSTVFKAIFGLLKLSSGRIHFDGAEITRHPPRDLIARGIVYVPQGRNVFAELSVRHNLELGAVAIPGVTDLGQRIEAAMDRFPMLRTKADAQASTLSGGQQKILEVARGLLLEPKLMLIDEPSIGLSPLMVQEVFAILKDLRAKGVTILLIEQNAKAALSISDEAIVLEQGQTRMHDTAAAILADPRVGQLFLGGALTPAA
- a CDS encoding LysR family transcriptional regulator — translated: MHAAALAYFRETARLGSIRKAAGHLNVAASALNRQILKLESEFGTPLFDRLPGGMRLTAAGDLLLRHVTTTFHDYDRVRAEIDDLREAKSGHVTIVAVDSLLVDFLPRVIDRFRADFPAVTLTVLAVQPSEVPEQLADGRADIGFTFVGQMVRSVQLLAEIPAPLGVIMPVDHPLAGKRIVSFEEARAYPFLAQAGPLPRSADIDPDFSAFRAHSVPRITSNSIQMLKRAIRLGMGIAFFTRLGFLEEIERGELVWRPFASEAINKVGIGLLTATGRPLNAPARQLVRQITDDIARLGES
- the fdxA gene encoding ferredoxin, whose amino-acid sequence is MPFVITDACIDVKDRGCLDACPVDCIYEGGRTLYIHPDECIDCGLCETVCPVAAIHADDRLPEELTMWVEVNRAYFGPEVTGLGSPRGADAKTTRAVDHPVVAAWPARAG
- a CDS encoding enoyl-CoA hydratase-related protein is translated as MAIRFETKDHVAWVTIDRPEVMNAIDQGAEQELQAIWGTIERDRAIRAVVLTGSGERAFSTGADMKGGSGASGLEYWAMPRPGGFGGIALRETLDVPVIARVNGHAVGGGFEMVLGCDLIVAADHATFGLPEARVGRLPLDGGMTLLQRQIPHRAAMGMLLTGRRIKAPEALAFGLVNEVVPMAELDAAVDRWLAEILACAPLSVRAIKQVVRRTAHLTAAEAQAQRLPALVEALNSEDSREGVQAFVEKRKPVWKGR
- a CDS encoding CaiB/BaiF CoA transferase family protein; amino-acid sequence: MSAPDTLPLAGIKVIDFTQVMMGPVATQMLADYGADVIKIEKPGTGDLSRTAFPNDPAGLLGPVFCSLNRNKRSIVLDLRKTEDRDFVLDLARRSDVVVNNFRAGVMERLGFGYEDLAKVNPKLIYAVGTGYGLEGPYAHKGGQDVLAQAMSGVMHRRSNDDQPLAVHATTFADYSAGMHLVQGVLLAILQRQKTGRGQRIAVSLLDSMLAAQTQEAAAQLMRGREVNWGAMPLSGVFPTSDGALVMVGAFKADPLGDISKALEIDHLGKDPRFATFADQVTNKKALQDIFRARFASNTTAYWLGRLEEQDLLCAPVRSLAEALADEQTAINEMIIEADGDIERIRVVGSPIHMSDAPVSIRVAPPSLGRDTDAVRAEVAASTMRAAE